In Erigeron canadensis isolate Cc75 chromosome 6, C_canadensis_v1, whole genome shotgun sequence, the following are encoded in one genomic region:
- the LOC122605722 gene encoding uncharacterized protein LOC122605722 yields the protein MATDSDKLVDEVFSWTLGDVLNRNLYKGKVAGIPMTFSSVSDYTKSFVYPLFEETHADLLSSVLGINRAPTAAILKVIRPKCVDDPETPNRYYQETLPKPLIYTILLRRHQGSYVPEVGDLFALTDARPRCVDDLKRPNRLFVIALVQRMKLNKSLCKLMVLSSKPINPDFRKNNVKYFAVSLINLSTNIRISQALHSELEGNTLDMIKSVLRADFSIEERCTDCSIDNSRSMPLFNMKEALETFQLDSSQEAAVLNCIAARGCRHRNTIKLIWGPPGTGKTKTISSFLHMLLKMKCRTLTCAPTNIAVLGVAKRVMSFVRDSLVYDTYGLGDIVLSGNGQRMKIDDCKDLSDIFLSLRVKILSDCLAPLSGWKGSSEWMICFLEDPQEQYLSYVMQNSRVDDDGESNHSNDEKDDCSIKSHKSGESDGIDDDDDDDDNDSSTEFCGDEDFFIEEEEPSDSKMKKALKVQNWKTIIVKTLKDEKHCRSSKNEKENENEQSPKENSNKKNLDQVKVLTFEEFVMNGFDFLGNHLISCIESLYTHMPTSYISAKSAKEMIKVVSSLKRLEELLKVAISEDIDMREVLNGFGDSWAGDSNDLYACRMSSIESLKYLQKTLSFPEFKEDHEIRRFCMTNACLVFCTASSSINLHTEELNPFEFLVIDEAAQLKECESVIPLQLRGLRHVILVGDERQLPAMVQSKICEEAGFGRSLFERLVSLGHKKHLLEVQYRMHPTISRFPNKEFYDKRILDGANVRSGSYGKRFLQGNMYGSYSFINVSSAKEEFDKGQSMQNLMEVAVIAEIIANLFKDSVARKYKVSVGCISPYKAQVNALQQKLGKKYMGSDYFTVNVRSVDGFQGSEEDVIIISTVRCNGKGSVGFLSNRQRANVALTRARYCLWILGNGSTLMNSGSIWNQLVVDAKDRGCFYNADDDENLAQAAMFALLELGQFDSLFNTDSSLFNEAKWQVKFSDKFLETIASFDDREISKKVISLLIKLLSGWRELAKDGDTNVKIDGTRTIVEKYKVTQDLYLIWAIDIVAQHSVCIQVLKFWDVLSGTDIDEQVKMLMEKVYGNYTMNMINRCKEIRVQGNLTLPVSWPMNSDTDQSWSLANQLGGLSLGNQRSSSSSSSRASSGWGFGNRKSNSYGDSRSRGRGPKW from the exons CTCCCCAAACCATTAATTTACACAATCTTGCTCAGGAGACACCAAGGATCTTACGTACCCGAGGTTGGAGATCTTTTCGCCTTGACAGATGCAAGGCCAAGATGTGTTGATGATCTCAAGAGGCCAAACAGACTTTTCGTCATTGCTTTAGTTCAAAGAATGAAGTTGAACAAATCACTTTGTAAGCTTATGGTTTTGTCATCAAAACCAATCAATCCAGATTTTCGTAAGAACAACGTAAAATATTTTGCTGTTTCTCTTATCAATTTGTCAACAAATATTCGTATCTCACAAGCCCTTCACTCAGAGCTAGAAGGGAACACACTGGATATGATCAAAAGCGTGCTACGGGCTGATTTCTCT ATTGAAGAGAGGTGTACAGACTGTTCTATCGATAACAGTAGAAGCATGCCTTTATTTAACATGAAAGAAGCTCTTGAAACTTTCCAACTTGACAGTTCACAAGAAGCTGCTGTTTTGAACTGCATTGCTGCCAGAGGTTGTCGTCATCGTAATACAATAAAATTAATTTGGGGTCCCCCGGGAACTGGGAAGACAAAAACAATCAGTTCGTTCTTACATATGTTGTTGAAGATGAAATGCAGAACACTCACTTGTGCTCCAACAAATATTGCTGTTTTAGGAGTTGCCAAACGAGTAATGAGCTTCGTGCGAGACTCCTTGGTGTATGATACGTATGGTTTAGGAGATATAGTTTTATCTGGGAATGGACAGAGAATGAAGATAGATGACTGCAAAGATCTTTCTGATATATTCTTAAGTTTACGTGTCAAGATTCTTTCTGATTGTCTAGCTCCGTTGTCAGGCTGGAAAGGCAGCTCTGAGTGGATGATTTGTTTTCTTGAGGATCCACAGGAGCAGTACTTGTCATATGTAATGCAAAATTCAagagttgatgatgatggaGAGAGTAATCATTCTAATGATGAGAAAGATGATTGCAGCATAAAAAGTCACAAAAGTGGAGAAAGTGATGGAATtgacgacgacgacgatgatgatgataatgatagcAGCACTGAATTTTGTGGTGATGAGGATTTCTTTATTGAAGAAGAGGAGCCGAGCGACTCGAAAATGAAGAAAGCACTGAAAGTTCAGAACTGGAAGACCATCATTgtaaaaaccttaaaagacgAGAAGCATTGTAGAAGTAGCAagaatgagaaagagaatgaaaatgagCAGTCTCCGAAAGAGAATTCAAACAAAAAGAATCTTGATCAAGTGAAGGTATTGACTTTTGAGGAGTTTGTTATGAATGGGTTCGACTTTCTTGGAAATCATCTTATATCTTGTATTGAAAGCTTGTACACCCATATGCCGACATCATACATTTCGGCGAAGTCAGCTAAAGAAATGATTAAGGTTGTAAGTTCTCTTAAACGTCTTGAAGAATTACTGAAAGTTGCCATTTCTGAAGATATTGATATGAGAGAAGTCTTGAATGGATTTGGGGATTCTTGGGCTGGAGATAGTAATGACTTATATGCATGCAGAATGTCAAGTATTGAATCACTGAAATACCTTCAAAAGACATTGTCTTTTCCAGAATTTAAGGAAGATCATGAAATTAGACGATTTTGTATGACAAACGCTTGTCTGGTCTTTTGCACTGCGTCAAGCTCTATCAACTTGCATACAGAAGAGTTAAATCCTTTCGAATTTCTTGTGATTGATGAGGCTGCTCAGCTAAAGGAATGTGAATCTGTTATACCTTTGCAGCTTAGAGGTCTTCGCCATGTGATACTTGTTGGGGATGAAAGACAACTCCCTGCCATGGTTCAGAGCAAG ATTTGTGAGGAGGCTGGGTTCGGTAGGAGCTTATTTGAAAGGCTTGTATCACTAGGGCATAAGAAGCACCTACTAGAAGTGCAATACAGGATGCATCCAACCATAAGCCGGTTCCCAAATAAGGAGTTTTATGATAAAAGAATCTTGGATGGTGCAAATGTCAGGAGTGGTAGTTACGGGAAACGTTTTCTTCAAGGAAATATGTATGGCTCGTACTCGTTTATAAACGTGTCTTCTGCTAAAGAAGAGTTTGATAAGGGTCAAAGCATGCAAAATCTTATGGAAGTGGCTGTTATTGCTGAAATCATTGCGAATCTCTTTAAAG ACTCTGTTGCAAGAAAATACAAGGTAAGTGTTGGATGCATATCACCTTACAAGGCTCAAGTAAATGCACTACAGCAAAAGCTTGGTAAAAAGTACATGGGTTCAGATTACTTCACTGTGAATGTGCGCTCGGTTGATGGGTTTCAAGGAAGTGAGGAGGACGTGATCATAATATCCACCGTGAGATGCAATGGAAAAGGATCAGTTGGTTTCCTTTCAAATCGTCAAAGAGCAAATGTAGCACTGACTCGAGCAAG ATACTGCTTGTGGATATTGGGAAACGGATCAACTTTGATGAATAGTGGCTCTATATGGAACCAATTAGTTGTTGACGCAAAGGATCGTGGATGTTTTTACAATGCTGATGATGACGAAAACTTGGCTCAAGCCGCCATGTTTGCTTTGCTTGAACTTGGCCAATTTGATAGCTTATTCAACACAGATTCCTCACTTTTTAATGAAGCCAAATGGCAG GTGAAATTTAGTGATAAATTCTTGGAAACCATTGCAAGTTTCGACGACCGTGAGATTAGTAAAAAAGTGATTTCTCTTTTGATCAAACTTTTGAGTGGCTGGCGTGAACTAGCAAAAGATGGAGATACTAACGTAAAGATAGATGGAACTCGTACAATTGTCGAAAAGTATAAGGTCACACAAGACTTGTATTTGATTTGGGCTATAGACATTGTAGCACAACATTCTGTTTGCATCCAGGTACTTAAGTTCTGGGATGTTTTATCTGGTACCGATATTGATGAGCAAGTTAAGATGTTAATGGAAAAAGTATACGGGAATTATACTATGAATATGATAAATCGCTGCAAGGAAATACGTGTTCAAGG GAACCTGACACTTCCAGTTTCATGGCCCATGAACTCGGACACGGATCAAAGTTGGTCCTTGGCAAATCAGTTGGGAGGGTTGAGTTTAGGAAACCAGCGTTCCtcgtcatcttcatcatcaagaGCTTCAAGTGGCTG GGGGTTTGGTAATCGGAAATCCAATAGTTATGGTGATTCAAGATCTCGTGGAAGGGGGCCAAAGtggtaa